A DNA window from Loxodonta africana isolate mLoxAfr1 chromosome 7, mLoxAfr1.hap2, whole genome shotgun sequence contains the following coding sequences:
- the EIF4G2 gene encoding eukaryotic translation initiation factor 4 gamma 2: MPKPRGWSRVLIPGSAPEGRQVSHLQARLREARPARENHGSSGHQKISALTRHRQESGGSLREYGFAHCGGAAPQPSLASWLLPAALRGLVADIIQAADWVVKEPFGTALFQAVSDSFLPLPFPFFVFCPPSLSLPRPRRPDPEEAAAVAAAEFSVKVFHLALPLPSPSINIILLKILRCQAAKVESAIAEGGASRFSASSDGGGSRGAPQHYPKTAGNSEFLGKTPGQNAQKWIPARSTRRDDNSAANNSANEKERHDAIFRKVRGILNKLTPEKFDKLCLELLNVGVESKLILKGVILLIVDKALEEPKYSSLYAQLCLRLAEDAPNFDGPAAEGQTGQKQSTTFRRLLISKLQDEFENRTRNVDVYDKRENPLLPEEEEQRAIAKIKMLGNIKFIGELGKLDLIHESILHKCIKTLLEKKKRVQLKDMGEDLECLCQIMRTVGPRLDHERAKSLMDQYFARMCSLMLSKELPARIRFLLQDTVELREHHWVPRKAFLDNGPKTINQIRQDAVKDLGVFIPAPMAQGMRSDFFLEGPFMPPRMKMDRDPLGGLADMFGQMPGSGIGTGPGVIQDRFSPTMGRHRSNQLFNGHGGHIMPPTQSQFGEMGGKFMKSQGLSQLYHNQSQGLLSQLQGQSKDMPPRFSKKGQLNADEISLRPAQSFLMNKNQVPKLQPQITMIPPSAQPPRTQTPPLGQTPQLGLKTNPPLIQEKPAKTSKKPPPSKEELLKLTETVVTEYLNSGNANEAVSGVREMRAPKHFLPEMLSKVIILSLDRSDEDKEKASSLISLLKQEGIATSDNFMQAFLNVLDQCPKLEVDIPLVKSYLAQFAARAIISELVSISELAQPLESGTHFPLFLLCLQQLAKLQDREWLTELFQQSKVNMQKMLPEIDQNKDRMLEILEGKGLSFLFPLLKLEKELLKQIKLDPSPQTIYKWIKDNISPKLHVDKGFVNILMTSFLQYISSEVNPPSDETDSSSAPSKEQLEQEKQLLLSFKPVMQKFLHDHVDLQVSALYALQVHCYNSNFPKGMLLRFFVHFYDMEIIEEEAFLAWKEDITQEFPGKGKALFQVNQWLTWLETAEEEESEEEAD, encoded by the exons ATGCCAAAGCCTAGGGGCTGGAGCCGGGTACTGATTCCCGGCTCTGCGCCTGAGGGGCGTCAGGTCTCACACCTACAAGCCCGACTTCGGGAAGCCAGGCCAGCGAGGGAAAATCACGGGTCCTCGGGACACCAGAAAATCAGTGCTCTTACACGCCATCGACAGGAATCGGGTGGG AGCCTTCGCGAATACGGCTTTGCGCACTGCGGCGGGGCTGCACCTCAACCGAGCTTAGCCTCTTGGCTCCTCCCCGCCGCCTTGCGCGGATTGGTGGCGGACATCATCCAGGCTGCTGATTGGGTAGTGAAAGAGCCATTCGGGACGGCTCTG TTTCAAGCCGTCTCCGActccttcctcccccttcccttccccttttttgttttctgtcccccttcccTTTCCCTTCCCCGTCCCCGACGACCGGATCCTGAGGAGGCAGCTGCAGTGGCAGCTGCTGAGTTCTCGGTGAAG GTTTTTCATTtggcccttcccctcccctccccatccaTTAATATTATTCTTTTGAAGATTCTTCGTTGTCAAGCCGCCAAAGTGGAGAGTGCGATTGCAGAAGGGGGTGCTTCTCGTTTCAG tgcttcTTCGGACGGAGGAGGAAGTAGGGGTGCACCTCAGCACTATCCCAAGACTGCTGGCAACAG CGAGTTCCTGGGGAAAACCCCAGGGCAAAACGCTCAGAAATGGATTCCTGCACGAAGCACTAGACGAGATGACAACTCCGCAGCAAACAACTCCGCAAACGAAAAAGAACGACATGATGCAATCTTCAGGAAAGTAAGAGG CATACTAAATAAGCTTACTCCTGAAAAGTTCGACAAGCTATGCCTTGAGCTCCTCAATGTGGGTGTAGAGTCTAAACTCATCCTTAAAGGGGTCATACTGCTG ATTGTGGACAAAGCCTTAGAAGAGCCAAAGTATAGCTCATTGTATGCTCAGCTATGTCTGCGATTGGCAGAAGATGCACCAAACTTTGATGGCCCAGCAGCAGAGGGTCAAACAGGACAGAAGCAAAGCACA ACATTCAGACGCCTCCTAATTTCAAAATTACAAGATGAATTTGAAAACAGAACCAGAAATGTTGATG tCTATGATAAGCGTGAAAATCCCCTCCTCCCCGAGGAGGAGGAACAGAGAGCCATTGCTAAGATCAAGATGTTGGGGAACATCAAATTCATTGGAGAACTTGGCAAGCTTGATCTTATTCATGAATCTATCCTTCATAAGTGCATCAAAACA cttttggaaaagaagaagagagtCCAACTCAAGGATATGGGAGAGGATTTGGAGTGCCTCTGTCAGATAATGAGGACAGTGGGACCTAGATTAGATCATGAACGAGCCAAG TCCTTAATGGATCAGTACTTTGCCCGAATGTGCTCCTTGATGTTAAGTAAGGAATTGCCAGCGAGGATTCGCTTCCTGCTGCAG gATACGGTAGAGTTGCGAGAACACCATTGGGTTCCTCGCAAGGCTTTTCTTGACAATGGACCAAAGACGATCAATCAAATCCGTCAAGATGCAGTAAAA GATCTAGGAGTGTTTATTCCTGCTCCTATGGCTCAAGGGATGAGAAGTGACTTCTTTCTGGAGGGaccgtttatgccacccaggatgAAAATGGATAGGGACCCACTTGGAGGACTTGCTGATATGTTTGGACAAATGCCAG GTAGCGGAATTGGTACTGGTCCAGGAGTTATCCAGGATAGATTTTCACCCACCATGGGGCGTCATCGTTCAAATCAACTCTTCAACGGCCATGGGGGACACATCATGCCTCCCACACAGTCGCAGTTTGGAGAGATGGGAGGCAAGTTTATGAAAAGCCAG GGGCTAAGCCAGCTCTACCATAACCAGAGTCAGGGACTCTTATCCCAGCTGCAAGGACAGTCGAAGGATATGCCACCTCGGTTTTCTAAGAAAGGACAGCTTAATGCAGATGAG ATTAGCCTGAGGCCTGCTCAGTCTTTCCTAATGAATAAAAATCAAGTGCCAAAGCTTCAGCCCCAGATAACTATGATTCCTCCTAGTGCACAGCCACCACGCACTCAGACACCTCCTCTGGGACAG ACACCTCAGCTTGGTCTCAAAACTAATCCACCACTTATACAGGAAAAGCCTGCCAAGACCAGCAAAAAGCCACCTCCATCAAAGGAAGAACTACTTAAGTTAACT GAAACTGTTGTGACTGAGTATCTCAATAGTGGAAATGCAAATGAGGCTGTCAGTGGCGTAAGAGAAATGAGGGCCCCTAAACACTTTCTTCCTGAGATGTTAAGCAAAGTAATCATCCTGTCATTAGATAGAAGCGATGAAGATAAAGAAAAAGCAAGTTCTTTGATCAGTTTACTCAAACAGGAGGGGATAGCCACAAGCGACAACTTCATGCAG GCTTTCCTGAATGTATTGGACCAGTGCCCCAAACTGGAGGTTGACATCCCTTTGGTGAAATCTTATTTAGCACAGTTTGCAGCTCGTGCCATCATTTCAGAGCTGGTGAGCATTTCAGAACTAGCTCAACCACTGGAAAGTGGCACCCATTTTCCTCTCTTCTTACTCTGCCTTCAGCAGTTAGCTAAATTACAAGATCGAGAATGGTTGACAGAACTTTTTCAACAAAGCAAAGTCAATATGCAGAAAATGCTTCCAG AAATTGATCAGAATAAGGACCGCATGTTGGAGATTTTGGAAGGAAAGGGACTGAGTTTCTTATTCCCACTCCTCAAACTAGAGAAGGAACTGTTAAAGCAAATAAAGTTGGATCCATCCCCTCAAACCATATACAAATGGATTAAAGATAACATCTCTCCCAAACTTCATGTAGATAAAGGATTTGTGAACATCTTAATGACTAG CTTCTTACAGTATATTTCTAGTGAagtaaacccacccagtgatgaaACAGATTCTTCCTCTGCTCCTTCCAAAGAACAATTAGAGCAGGAGAAACAACTCCTGCTTTCTTTCAAGCCAGTAATGCAGAAGTTCCTTCATGATCATGTTGATCTTCAAGTCAGTGCTCTGTATGCTCTTCAGGTGCACTGCTACAACAGCAACTTCCCAAAAG GCATGTTACTCCGCTTTTTTGTTCACTTTTATGacatggaaattattgaagaagaagcTTTCTTGGCTTGGAAAGAAGATATAACCCAAGAGTTTCCAGGGAAAGGCAAGGCTTTGTTCCAg GTGAATCAGTGGTTAACCTGGCTAGAAACtgctgaagaagaagaatcagaGGAAGAAGCTGACTAA